GCCTCCGACATTCACGCGCTCGGCTTCCGTCAGCCGGTCTGTGTTGCGCCCAACGGCGTGGACCTCCCCGAGGCGGCCAACCTTGCCGCCGCCCGGGCGACCTGGCTGGAACTTTGCCCGGAAGCCCGCACGCGGCCGGTGGCGCTTTTTTATTCGCGCCTGCACCACAAGAAGCGCGTGCGCGAGCTGATCGACGCCTGGCTCTCCATTCCCCGCGGCGACTGGCTGCTGCTCATCGTCGGCACCGCGGAGGAATACACCGCCGAGAGACTCGCCGCGGAAGTCGCCGACCTCGGCCACACCGAGAACATCCGGGTGTTTGACGGCGCCGGCCGGCCGGCGCCGTATGCGATTGCCTCGCTGTTTGTGCTGCCGTCCCATTCGGAAAACTTCGGGCTGGTCATCGCCGAGGCGCTGGCCGCCGGCGTGCCGGCGGTGGTGACCGACACGACACCGTGGTCGGATCTCACCCCCAACCACGCCGGCTGGTGCGTGCCGTGGCCGGACTACACCGCCACCCTCGCCCAGGCCCTGCTGACCCCGACCGCCGAGCTGAAGGCCATGGGCCAAAGCGGCCGCCAGTGGGTGGCCAACGAGTATTCCTGGTCCCGTGCGGCGAGCCTGCTGCACAGTTTCTACCGCCACCTGCTGCATGCCTGAGCCCGGCCACCGTCATCGGGAATTGTCCCGGAGCCCACCCTGGCCGCACCGGCTGATTCCGATCCATTTCGGAGTCCTGCTGGTCTTCACGACCTGGGCCTTTGGCGGGCAGGCCCCGTGGGCGCGCCTGGTGATCGCCTGGTGGGGCACGGCCGGCATGGCGCTGTTTCTCTGGGCCTCCTTCGTCCATTCGCGCCCGGATGGACGGCTGCATCCGGCCATCCGCCTGCTGTGGCCGCTCTGGGTGTTCGACCTGATCGTGGTGATCAGCTGCTTCAACCCGGGGTTTCGCGAGATCACCGTCGCGGGCGAAGCGATGCTGGCGAAGGGCTCGCCCCATCCCTGGCTGCCCACGGCCGCGCTGCCCCGGCTGGCCGCGCGCGAGCTCTGGCAGTTCAACGGCCTCGTGCTCTCCTGCTTCAATTTGCTCTACGCCCTGCGCCGGCGCAGCCAGGTGCGCACACTGCTGTTCCTGATCGCGGGCAACGCCGTCGCGCTCGCCGTGTTCGGCAGTTTCCAAAAGCTCGTCGGCGCGGACGGCCTCTGGTTTGGTGCGGTCCCGTCGCCCAACCAGCGCTTCTTCGCGACCTTCATCTACCACAACCACTGGGGCGCGTTCACGCTGCTCAACACCTCCGTGTGCCTGGCGCTCCTGTTCCACTATCACCGGCATGGCGGCTACCGTGACCCGTGGCACTCGCCGCTCCCGCTGGGCGCGGTGGCCACCCTGCTGCTCGCCGCCTCGGTGCCGCTGAGCGCCTCGCGTTCTTGCACGCTGCTGGCCGCCCTCTTGCTGAGCGGAGCGCTGCTGCATTTCACCCTGCGCATCGTCCGGCGCAGACGCGAAGCCGGCGAACCCGTGGCGGCGCCGCTGGCGGGACTCGTGGTGGTTGCGGTCCTGGCCGCCGCCGCCATCGCCTACCTCGGACGGGGCGCGATGGCCGAGCGCATCCAGCAGACCTCCCGGCAGCTCGCCAACTTCTCCGAGGGGCAGGCGATTGCCTCGCGTCTCACGCTCTACCGTGACACCTGGCAGATGGCGGCCGAGAAGCCATGGTTTGGGTGGGGACTGGAGAGCTACGCGCACGTCTTCCGCATCTTCAACACCCAGCGCGCCGCCGAGACCTG
This DNA window, taken from Oleiharenicola lentus, encodes the following:
- a CDS encoding glycosyltransferase, with protein sequence MRLCHIVPSLAERHGGPSKSVRALANHAVDAGAAVELLATGVRGDTVTPAPDDRAKIRLFRCVTPQWLTCSPTLRDYLVEVPADLIHHHSLWLLTLRYATEASRRHRAPLVISPRGMMNAWAWRHRRWRKVLAEKLIHPGALKHAAGWHATSAEEASDIHALGFRQPVCVAPNGVDLPEAANLAAARATWLELCPEARTRPVALFYSRLHHKKRVRELIDAWLSIPRGDWLLLIVGTAEEYTAERLAAEVADLGHTENIRVFDGAGRPAPYAIASLFVLPSHSENFGLVIAEALAAGVPAVVTDTTPWSDLTPNHAGWCVPWPDYTATLAQALLTPTAELKAMGQSGRQWVANEYSWSRAASLLHSFYRHLLHA
- a CDS encoding O-antigen ligase family protein; translated protein: MPEPGHRHRELSRSPPWPHRLIPIHFGVLLVFTTWAFGGQAPWARLVIAWWGTAGMALFLWASFVHSRPDGRLHPAIRLLWPLWVFDLIVVISCFNPGFREITVAGEAMLAKGSPHPWLPTAALPRLAARELWQFNGLVLSCFNLLYALRRRSQVRTLLFLIAGNAVALAVFGSFQKLVGADGLWFGAVPSPNQRFFATFIYHNHWGAFTLLNTSVCLALLFHYHRHGGYRDPWHSPLPLGAVATLLLAASVPLSASRSCTLLAALLLSGALLHFTLRIVRRRREAGEPVAAPLAGLVVVAVLAAAAIAYLGRGAMAERIQQTSRQLANFSEGQAIASRLTLYRDTWQMAAEKPWFGWGLESYAHVFRIFNTQRAAETWVWIPFYAEAHNDWLQALAEVGFVGTGLLLVLGLGVLFSTRWRRSRSLLPRYLLAGCGLILLYAWLEFPFANPAVLLTFCALLCCAVRYTALDQPEPTDEARTRG